Proteins co-encoded in one Malus sylvestris chromosome 7, drMalSylv7.2, whole genome shotgun sequence genomic window:
- the LOC126628468 gene encoding probable inactive purple acid phosphatase 27: MKSSALPSPAKDFGWHDPGFIHTVVMRGLKPSSSFSYRYGSDSVGWSDQIQFRTPPAGGSDELKFLAFGDMGKAPRDSSAMHYIQPGSLSVIQAVADEINSGNVDSIFHIGDISYATGFLLAYRL; this comes from the exons ATGAAAA GTTCTGCTCTACCAAGTCCAGCCAAGGACTTCGGCTGGCATGATCCAGGCTTCATTCACACAGTAGTAATGAGAGGACTTAAGCCTTCATCTAGTTTCTCTTATAGATACGGAAG CGATTCAGTTGGTTGGAGTGATCAAATCCAATTCCGAACCCCACCAGCAGGAGGATCTGATGAACTCAAATTTCTTGCATTTGGCGACATGGGAAAGGCTCCTCGTGATTCTTCGGCAATGCATTACATTCAG CCAGGATCTCTTTCAGTGATTCAAGCCGTGGCCGATGAAATAAATTCCGGGAATGTAGACTCTATCTTCCACATTGGAGACATTAGCTATGCCACAGGATTTTTGTTAGCATACAGACTATGA
- the LOC126628450 gene encoding putative disease resistance RPP13-like protein 1 has product MEVVGGALLSSFLSVLFDRLASRPVVDFIRGQKITSGLLKKLRIKLLSVNSVLDDAEEKQFNNPAVREWLDELKDALYAADDLLDVIKTEALRRKLEGDESESSSSRKSQVPISSSTWIDEFDKTMEPKIVEMLERLEFIVNEKDVLGLNEGVPNRRPQSRLSATSLVEEDGVYGRDEDKETTVKLLLSDDANGNKLSVIPVVGMGGIGKTTLAQLVYNDARVKQHFDLQAWVYVSEEFDVVRITQIIYGSVISQTCSITDLNLLQVKLKEALTGKKCFFVHDDVWNENYIHWDALRCSFESVAHGSKIIVTTRNQRVASMMGTVTTYHLNHISDEDCGLLFSKHAFGRINSAVHPTLEEISSGIIKKCKGLPLAAKSLGGLLRCKQSYEEWDEILKSEIWDLQDEYTILPALRLSYHHLPSHLKRCFSYCSIFPKGYKFGKSELVLLWMAEGFLSPQRKKMMEDVGVEYFDEVISRSFFQHSGDDQSLFTMHDLINDLAKFVSREFCFRLDDSDSFNNVSSKTRHFSYTQNSPFLEGLGVGVHATAKEEISGFDKFEALCEAKYLRTFLAIKPGPLWNIFSFNKVQLYQVQPRTSAGMIQNSFIR; this is encoded by the coding sequence ATGGAAGTTGTGGGCGGCGctcttctctcttcctttctctccgTCTTGTTTGATAGGCTGGCCTCCCGTCCCGTCGTCGACTTCATCCGCGGACAGAAGATCACCAGCGGACTGCTCAAGAAGTTGAGGATTAAGCTGCTTTCAGTTAATTCTGTGCTCGATGACGCGGAGGAGAAGCAATTCAACAACCCAGCTGTGAGGGAGTGGCTCGACGAACTTAAAGATGCTCTGTATGCTGCAGACGACCTGCTGGATGTGATCAAGACTGAAGCTCTGCGGCGAAAGCTCGAAGGCGATGAATCcgaaagcagcagcagcagaaaaAGTCAGGTACCCATCTCCAGTTCCACTTGGATTGATgaatttgacaaaacaatggAACCCAAGATTGTagaaatgcttgagaggttagaaTTTATTGTAAATGAGAAAGATGTGCTTGGTTTGAACGAGGGTGTTCCGAATCGGCGACCACAATCAAGATTATCTGCCACCTCTTTGGTGGAAGAGGACGGTGTGTACGGTAGGGATGAGGACAAGGAGACCACTGTGAAGCTATTGCTATCTGATGATGCGAATGGCAATAAGTTGAGTGTGATTCCGGTTGTGGGAATGGGTGGCATCGGAAAGACCACCCTTGCGCAGCTCGTATACAACGATGCTAGAGTGAAGCAACATTTTGACTTGCAAGCATGGGTTTATGTTTCAGAAGAATTTGATGTTGTTAGAATAACCCAAATCATTTATGGTTCAGTCATTTCACAAACTTGTAGTATTACGGACTTGAATCTACTTCAAGTTAAACTCAAGGAGGCTTTGACGGGAAAGAAATGTTTCTTTGTTCATGATGATGTATGGAACGAGAATTATATTCACTGGGATGCATTGCGGTGTTCTTTTGAGTCTGTCGCACACGGAAGTAAGATCATTGTGACTACACGTAACCAACGTGTTGCATCAATGATGGGTACTGTCACAACTTACCATCTAAACCACATATCTGACGAAGATTGCGGGTTGTTATTTTCCAAGCATGCCTTCGGCAGGATAAACTCAGCTGTGCATCCAACTCTAGAAGAAATCAGTAGCGGAATAATTAAGAAGTGTAAAGGTCTTCCTTTAGCTGCAAAGTCTCTTGGGGGTTTGTTGCGCTGTAAACAAAGTTACGAGGAGTGGGATGAAATATTGAAGAGTGAAATATGGGACTTGCAAGATGAGTATACCATTCTTCCAGCTTTGAGATTAAGTTATCATCATCTTCCTTCTCATCTAAAACGATGTTTTTCCTATTGTTCGATTTTCCCCAAAGGATACAAATTTGGAAAATCAGAATTAGTTTTGTTGTGGATGGCTGAAGGTTTTTTGTCaccccaaagaaagaaaatgatggaAGACGTTGGAGTGGAGTACTTTGATGAAGTAATATCGAGGTCATTTTTTCAGCATTCAGGTGATGACCAATCACTTTTTACCATGCACGACCTTATCAATGATTTAGCAAAGTTTGTATCAAGAGAATTTTGTTTTAGGTTGGATGATAGCGACTCATTCAATAATGTTTCAAGCAAGACTCGTCATTTCTCATACACTCAGAATAGCCCCTTTCTCgaaggacttggtgtaggtgtTCATGCGACTGCAAAGGAGGAGATTTCTGGTTTTGATAAATTTGAAGCTTTATGCGAAGCCAAGTATTTGCGCACCTTCCTAGCAATAAAACCTGGACCATTATGGAATATTTTCAGTTTCAACAAG
- the LOC126628447 gene encoding probable inactive purple acid phosphatase 27: protein MGSYRVSNYSFVLFILFLGSFASSSFSSSLHPLVFNSKVEHLNHTAISEFRVLNRRFLDDCPNPSPYLQISTNSSASGLGDEEYVSVNISGVLRPSKDDWVAMISPSHSDISSCLANGILYAQTGDFEKLPLLCHYPVKAAYMSNDPDYLSCKKKECQKYQNGRCMVSTCGGSLSFHVINIRTDIEFVLFSGGFEEPCILKKSNPLKFTNPNKPLYGHLSSIDSTGTSMRLTWVSGHKEPQQVQYGNRKKQTSGVTTFSQDDMKSSALPSPAKDFGWHDPGFIHTVVMRGLKPSSSFSYRYGSDSVGWSDQIQFRTPPAGGSDELKFLAFGNMGKAPRDSSAMHYIQPGSLSVIQAVADEINSGNVDSIFHIGDISYATGFLVEWDLFLQQISPVASRVSYMTAIGNHETDYIDTGSVYILPDSGGESGVPYENYFPMPTSAKDKPWYSIEQASVHIMVISTEHDWYTNSEQYQWMRKDMASVDRSKTPWLIFMGHRPMYSSSPGFLNVDKIFVNEVEPLLLESKVDLVLFGHVHNYERTCAVYKSECKGLPQKDENGIDTYDHSNYSAPVHAVIGMAGFTLDGFSSGVNNPWSLSKISEFGYLRGHATKKEMKLELVNADTRKVEDRFRITK, encoded by the exons ATGGGGTCCTATAGGGTTTCCAATTATTCATTCGTTTTGTTCATATTGTTTCTGGGttcttttgcttcttcttctttttcatcaTCCTTGCACCCTTTGGTTTTCAACTCCAAAGTCGAACACCTCAACCACACAGCAATATCTGAGTTTAGGGTTCTTAACAGAAGATTTCTAGACGACTGTCCGAATCCGAGCCCTTATCTGCAAATTAGTACTAATTCAAGTGCTTCTGGCCTTGGAGATGAAGAATATGTGAGTGTCAATATTAGTGGCGTCCTGCGTCCTTCCAAAGATGATTGGGTCGCCATGATATCACCTTCTCATTCTGA TATATCAAGCTGCCTTGCCAATGGAATTCTCTATGCACAAACCGGAGATTTTGAAAAACTTCCTCTTCTCTGCCATTATCCTGTCAAG GCAGCATACATGAGCAATGATCCTGACTATCTCAGCTGCAAGAAGAAGGAATGCCAAAAGTATCAGAATGGTCGATGCATGGTGTCCACTTGTGGTGGTTCATTATCATTTCATGTTATCAACATCAGAACCGACATTGAATTTGTGTTGTTTTCCGGTGGATTTGAGGAACCTTGTATTCTCAAGAAGTCAAACCCTCTGAAATTTACCAATCCGAATAAGCCATTATATGGACATCTCTCAAGCATCGATTCAACTGGAACATCG ATGAGATTAACATGGGTTAGTGGACATAAGGAACCTCAGCAAGTGCAATATGGCAACAGAAAAAAACAGACATCAGGAGTTACTACATTTTCACAAGACGATATGAAAA GTTCTGCTCTACCAAGTCCAGCCAAGGACTTCGGCTGGCATGATCCAGGCTTCATTCACACGGTAGTAATGAGAGGACTTAAGCCTTCATCTAGTTTCTCTTATAGATACGGAAG CGATTCAGTTGGTTGGAGTGATCAAATCCAATTCCGAACTCCACCAGCAGGAGGATCTGATGAACTCAAATTTCTTGCATTTGGCAACATGGGAAAGGCTCCTCGTGATTCTTCGGCAATGCATTACATTCAG CCAGGATCTCTTTCAGTGATTCAAGCCGTGGCTGATGAAATAAATTCCGGGAATGTAGACTCTATCTTCCACATTGGAGACATTAGCTATGCCAcaggatttttagttgaatggGATCTTTTCCTTCAACAAATCAGTCCAGTCGCTTCTCGAGTTTCTTACATGACAGCGATAGGAAACCATGAGAC GGACTATATAGACACTGGATCAGTTTATATTCTTCCAGATTCAGGTGGAGAATCTGGAGTTCCTTATGAGAATTACTTTCCTATGCCAACCTCAGCAAAGGATAAGCCATGGTATTCCATAGAACAAGCAAGTGTTCACATCATGGTGATTTCAACAGAGCATGACTGGTACACAAATTCTGAGCAG TATCAATGGATGAGAAAGGACATGGCTTCAGTTGATCGATCTAAAACTCCTTGGTTGATTTTTATGGG GCATAGACCCATGTATTCCTCCTCACCTGGATTCCTCAATGTTGATAAAATATTTGTCAACGAAGTGGAACCATTACTGCTCGAGAGCAAA GTTGATTTAGTCCTATTTGGTCATGTCCATAACTACGAGCGAACTTGTGCGGTTTATAAGAGTGAATGCAAAGGATTGCCTCAAAAAGATGAAAATGGGATCGACACATATGATCATAGCAACTACAGTGCCCCAGTGCACGCTGTAATTGGTATGGCTGGCTTTACCTTGGACGGGTTCTCAAGTGGt GTTAATAATCCTTGGAGTTTATCCAAGATTTCTGAATTTGGTTATCTAAGAGGACATGCCACAAAGAAAGAGATGAAATTAGAG CTTGTGAATGCAGATACAAGAAAGGTTGAAGACAGATTCCGCATTACAAAATAG